One Campylobacter pinnipediorum subsp. caledonicus genomic window carries:
- the pseI gene encoding pseudaminic acid synthase: MKIADFDTSKKVFIIAELSANHSGELKTAIETIKAAKRAGADAIKLQTYTADSLTLDCQNDDFLLKDGLWKGQNLYKLYQKALTPREWHLELFKIAKEEGLICFSSPFCKEDVEFLEQFNPPAYKIASFEANDCDFINYVAKKSKPMIISTGIINEDEILSAVNACKEAKNNDIALLKCTSSYPSPLNEMNLKNIATMKKAFNVEIGFSDHTLGIVAPVVAVSLGARIVEKHFILNKNIKSVDEAFSLDEDEFKDMVNAVRNTEALLGQDEFVLDSKSIKGREFARSIYASKDIKKGEKFSDDNIRVVRPGFGLHPKFKKELIGKVAKRNIKFADRIREEDL, from the coding sequence ATGAAAATAGCAGATTTTGATACCAGTAAAAAAGTTTTTATAATAGCCGAACTTTCGGCAAACCATTCAGGCGAATTAAAAACCGCCATAGAAACTATAAAAGCGGCTAAAAGAGCAGGGGCTGATGCTATAAAGCTCCAAACATATACCGCAGATAGTCTTACATTGGATTGTCAAAATGATGATTTTTTGCTTAAAGATGGTTTATGGAAAGGTCAAAATTTATATAAACTTTATCAAAAAGCGTTAACTCCAAGAGAGTGGCATCTTGAGCTTTTTAAAATAGCCAAAGAGGAGGGGCTTATATGTTTTTCTAGCCCTTTTTGTAAAGAAGATGTTGAATTTTTAGAACAATTCAATCCTCCTGCTTATAAGATAGCAAGTTTTGAGGCGAATGATTGCGATTTTATAAATTATGTTGCTAAAAAATCAAAACCAATGATAATTTCAACAGGTATTATCAATGAAGATGAGATATTATCAGCCGTTAATGCTTGTAAAGAGGCAAAAAATAATGACATAGCATTGCTAAAATGCACATCTAGCTACCCATCTCCTCTAAATGAAATGAATCTAAAAAATATTGCAACAATGAAAAAAGCATTCAACGTAGAGATAGGTTTTTCTGATCATACTTTGGGTATTGTGGCGCCTGTTGTTGCTGTTAGTCTTGGTGCTAGAATAGTGGAAAAACATTTTATTTTAAATAAAAATATAAAAAGTGTAGATGAGGCATTTTCTTTAGATGAAGATGAGTTTAAAGATATGGTAAATGCTGTTAGAAATACTGAGGCTTTGCTTGGACAAGATGAGTTTGTGCTTGATTCAAAAAGTATCAAAGGTAGAGAGTTTGCAAGGTCTATTTATGCAAGCAAAGATATAAAAAAAGGTGAGAAATTTAGCGATGATAATATAAGGGTTGTAAGACCTGGATTTGGTTTGCATCCTAAGTTTAAAAAAGAACTTATTGGCAAAGTTGCTAAAAGAAATATAAAATTTGCCGATAGAATAAGAGAAGAAGATTTATAA
- a CDS encoding tetratricopeptide repeat protein encodes MKFFYFLFFILLSLFANDDELLKEAQNAYKDYDCVKAEKLYKQLANKNNPDAIFTYAWMLEKGECVKRDYAEARKYYELGIKSDDVNVQKLSNYRLGLLLIANRGGDEDESNRVLSLWGTAERLGYFQASLAIGMLYLRGNIVEQNDKLAREYFNRACDNDIKEACTIISNLKIK; translated from the coding sequence GTGAAATTTTTTTATTTTTTATTTTTTATTTTATTATCATTGTTTGCAAACGATGATGAATTATTAAAAGAAGCCCAGAATGCTTATAAAGATTATGATTGTGTAAAGGCTGAAAAACTATATAAGCAACTAGCTAATAAAAACAATCCCGATGCTATTTTTACTTATGCATGGATGCTTGAAAAGGGTGAGTGTGTAAAACGTGATTATGCTGAAGCTAGAAAGTATTATGAGCTTGGCATAAAAAGTGATGATGTAAATGTTCAAAAATTATCAAATTATAGGCTTGGTCTTTTGCTTATAGCAAATAGGGGCGGAGATGAAGATGAAAGTAATAGGGTTCTTTCTTTATGGGGTACTGCTGAAAGACTAGGGTATTTCCAAGCAAGTTTGGCTATAGGAATGCTTTATTTAAGAGGCAATATAGTAGAACAAAATGATAAATTAGCTAGAGAGTATTTTAATAGAGCTTGTGATAATGATATAAAAGAGGCTTGCACAATAATATCTAATTTAAAAATAAAATAA
- the tsaD gene encoding tRNA (adenosine(37)-N6)-threonylcarbamoyltransferase complex transferase subunit TsaD — protein MILAIESSCDDSSLALLKINTLELVYHKKISQESEHNLFGGVVPELAARLHTKALPNLVDEVKEYFNDIKAVAVTNEPGLSVSLIGGVSMAKTLSMGLKVPLIPVNHLVGHIYSLFLDSKARFPMGVLLVSGGHTMVLEIDEDKNIEILASTSDDSFGESFDKVAKMLGLGYPGGSIVADYATKSTNKNRFKFPIPLLGDKRLEYSFSGLKNAVRLAIQKIDNISESDISDICFAFENAACLHIMDKLKRIFDEKKFKVFGVVGGASANLNLRSRLNELCQRHNAELLMAPLEFCSDNAFMIARAAREKYLQGNFIDYNEIQINPRSVLNKA, from the coding sequence ATGATACTTGCTATAGAAAGTAGCTGTGATGATAGCTCTTTGGCACTTTTAAAAATTAATACATTGGAGTTGGTTTATCACAAAAAAATTTCCCAAGAAAGTGAGCATAATTTATTTGGTGGTGTTGTCCCAGAGCTTGCAGCTAGACTTCACACAAAAGCTTTACCAAATCTAGTAGATGAGGTAAAAGAATATTTTAATGATATAAAAGCAGTTGCTGTTACAAATGAGCCTGGTCTTAGTGTAAGTTTGATAGGTGGAGTTAGCATGGCAAAAACTCTAAGTATGGGGCTAAAGGTCCCGCTTATACCCGTAAATCATCTTGTTGGGCATATATATTCGCTATTTTTGGATTCAAAAGCAAGGTTTCCAATGGGCGTTCTCTTGGTTAGTGGTGGACATACTATGGTTCTTGAGATAGATGAGGATAAAAACATTGAAATTTTAGCCTCTACAAGTGATGATAGTTTTGGTGAAAGCTTTGATAAAGTAGCTAAAATGCTTGGTTTGGGTTATCCTGGTGGTAGTATAGTTGCTGATTATGCGACAAAATCAACAAATAAAAACCGCTTTAAATTTCCAATTCCTTTGCTTGGAGATAAAAGGTTAGAATATAGCTTTTCTGGCCTTAAAAATGCAGTTAGACTTGCCATACAAAAGATAGATAATATAAGTGAAAGCGATATTTCTGATATATGTTTTGCTTTTGAAAATGCCGCTTGTTTGCATATAATGGATAAATTAAAGCGTATCTTTGATGAGAAAAAATTTAAAGTTTTTGGTGTAGTTGGGGGTGCGAGTGCGAATTTAAACTTGCGCTCAAGACTCAATGAGCTTTGTCAAAGACACAATGCAGAGCTTTTAATGGCGCCTTTGGAGTTTTGTTCTGATAATGCTTTTATGATAGCAAGGGCAGCTAGAGAAAAATATCTACAAGGCAATTTTATTGATTATAATGAGATACAGATAAATCCAAGAAGTGTTTTAAATAAGGCATAA
- a CDS encoding M99 family carboxypeptidase catalytic domain-containing protein — protein sequence MELKVVFKFFVIFFGVLAFSQNLDYALIKKGVQDDNTMLLIGGIQGDEPGGFLAASIVATDYNITKGSLWVVPNLNFPSIIQRSRGTKGDMNRKFAKIDKDDPDYRAVISIKKLITDPRVSLILNLHDGSGFYSGKYISNDINPSRWGSTCIVDQKILHGSSYPNLEDIATRVKDHINSKILDAHHTYHVKNTRTAEGDVEMLKSLTYYAVTQNKSAFANEASKNLNAEERTYYHLLAIEEYMRVAGIEFTRPFELDVKSVKKAIEKEIHLSFFNNMFVLNLIDTRSALTYIPLKIGVELEYVSTNPLLAVIKEGNGYKVQYGNRFVTKLIPQYFQYGKKIDMIKVIVDGKEEILQSGTKISVENFFNIEKQNGIRVNVIGYSSGKIDESDENIYRKNMITRYSTDKAGKIYRVELYETNSNKFVGMFLVEFV from the coding sequence GTGGAGTTGAAGGTTGTTTTTAAATTTTTTGTAATTTTTTTTGGTGTTTTGGCATTTTCTCAGAATTTAGATTATGCTCTTATTAAAAAAGGTGTTCAAGACGACAACACTATGCTTTTGATAGGTGGAATCCAAGGCGATGAGCCGGGAGGTTTTTTGGCGGCTAGTATTGTTGCTACTGATTATAATATAACAAAAGGTAGTCTTTGGGTTGTTCCAAATTTAAATTTTCCAAGCATTATACAAAGATCTCGCGGAACAAAAGGCGATATGAATAGAAAATTTGCCAAGATAGATAAAGATGATCCGGATTATAGAGCCGTTATTAGCATAAAAAAACTTATAACAGATCCAAGGGTTTCTTTGATATTAAATTTGCACGATGGTAGTGGTTTTTATAGTGGTAAATATATAAGCAATGATATAAATCCTTCAAGATGGGGAAGCACTTGTATAGTAGATCAAAAAATTTTACATGGGTCTAGTTATCCGAATTTAGAAGATATTGCTACAAGGGTAAAAGATCATATAAACTCTAAAATTTTAGATGCACACCATACTTATCATGTAAAAAACACAAGAACAGCAGAGGGCGATGTTGAGATGTTGAAATCTCTTACGTATTATGCTGTCACCCAAAATAAATCAGCATTTGCAAACGAAGCTAGTAAAAACCTAAATGCAGAAGAAAGGACTTATTATCATCTTCTTGCGATTGAGGAGTATATGAGAGTGGCTGGTATAGAGTTTACTAGACCATTTGAGCTAGATGTAAAGAGCGTTAAAAAGGCCATAGAAAAAGAAATTCATCTAAGTTTTTTTAATAATATGTTTGTTTTGAATCTTATAGATACTCGCTCGGCTTTGACATATATACCACTTAAAATTGGAGTTGAATTAGAATATGTCTCTACAAACCCTCTTTTGGCTGTTATAAAAGAAGGTAATGGGTATAAGGTTCAATATGGAAATAGATTTGTAACAAAATTAATTCCTCAATACTTCCAATACGGAAAAAAAATAGATATGATAAAAGTCATTGTTGATGGAAAAGAGGAGATACTCCAAAGTGGCACTAAGATAAGTGTTGAAAACTTTTTTAATATAGAAAAACAAAATGGCATAAGAGTTAATGTTATAGGCTATAGCTCTGGTAAAATAGATGAGAGTGATGAAAATATATATAGAAAAAATATGATAACTAGATATTCTACAGATAAAGCCGGTAAGATATATAGAGTTGAGCTATATGAGACAAATAGCAATAAATTTGTAGGTATGTTTTTGGTGGAATTTGTATGA
- a CDS encoding 6-hydroxymethylpterin diphosphokinase MptE-like protein yields the protein MNNTQDTIFEKNLQALFQQDEILAARLFAITSNEKYDVYIGKNDPIDINIIDKKTLKYVYNNPPKDVHDMLESLEKKYKRYPVMFFYGLGNGVLFKALLQNKTHQRIVVVEPELEIIYIALNLIDLSEDIRSERLVLFYSELATYSQFYFLASKSEFSVFSKLYDLHVHSEFYENFEEDLTRINADFTKAISQMVVSHGNSIDDNLQGIRQNLENIVHTLTNYSYVDLVKKRHKLMDTAVIVATGPSLDKQLPILKKIAPYVSVISLDASYPILLKHGIVPDYVTSIERVVETSTFFDKKDKNIDKDIYFIVASLTHKETIKKILPRKLVLTMRPTQDEKTMRLDKFGYLGIGHSTANQAYQFAYVLGHKNIVLIGQDLAFAPDGSSHAKGHAFAQNDEFLYTTAYGGEGEVRTTYIWNLFKNQYEKDIENSSKEDVVTYNCTEGGARINGTIERGFEETMQELCKDKGIKNLPNIDKVSYKEANKHLLKIYKYVTKKTAIQKEAKNKVEAAFLEITPKIDELLELKNNDKIEEKHFKDLVKISKKIDKLKDFLSSKRIMGHIENILTISVFYQELELAKIAVAPSDTTKEKIDKLLEWGEIHKYWMFSLAGGLDADIQTTTKASKNLIKELKKRNIFPEKIKPSESK from the coding sequence TTGAATAACACACAAGATACAATTTTTGAAAAGAATTTGCAGGCACTTTTCCAACAAGATGAAATTTTGGCGGCTCGTCTTTTTGCTATAACATCAAATGAAAAATACGATGTTTATATCGGTAAAAATGATCCTATAGATATAAATATTATAGATAAAAAAACTTTAAAGTATGTGTATAACAACCCACCTAAAGATGTTCACGATATGCTTGAAAGTTTAGAGAAAAAATATAAGCGTTATCCGGTTATGTTTTTTTATGGTCTTGGTAATGGTGTTTTATTTAAAGCTCTTTTGCAAAATAAAACTCATCAAAGGATAGTAGTTGTAGAGCCTGAGCTTGAAATAATTTATATAGCATTAAATTTAATAGATCTTTCAGAAGATATTAGAAGCGAAAGATTGGTATTGTTTTACTCTGAGCTTGCTACATACTCGCAATTTTATTTTTTGGCTTCTAAAAGCGAGTTTTCTGTGTTTTCAAAGCTTTATGATCTGCATGTGCATTCTGAGTTTTATGAGAATTTCGAAGAGGATTTGACAAGGATTAATGCTGATTTTACAAAGGCTATATCTCAAATGGTGGTAAGCCATGGAAACAGCATAGATGATAACTTGCAGGGCATTAGACAAAACTTAGAAAATATCGTTCACACCTTAACTAATTATTCTTATGTGGATTTGGTTAAAAAAAGACATAAATTAATGGATACGGCTGTTATCGTTGCTACTGGGCCATCTTTGGATAAACAGCTTCCTATACTTAAAAAAATAGCGCCTTATGTTAGTGTTATTAGTTTGGATGCCTCTTATCCTATACTTCTTAAACATGGCATTGTGCCTGATTATGTAACTTCTATTGAAAGGGTTGTTGAAACATCTACTTTTTTTGATAAAAAAGATAAAAATATAGATAAAGATATATATTTTATAGTCGCATCTTTAACACATAAAGAAACGATAAAAAAAATACTCCCAAGAAAACTGGTTCTTACAATGCGCCCAACGCAAGATGAAAAGACTATGAGGCTAGATAAGTTCGGCTACCTAGGCATTGGTCATAGCACTGCAAATCAAGCTTATCAGTTTGCTTACGTTTTAGGTCATAAAAATATAGTTCTTATAGGACAAGACTTGGCATTTGCACCAGATGGTTCTAGTCATGCCAAAGGACATGCTTTTGCTCAAAATGATGAGTTTCTTTATACTACTGCTTATGGCGGCGAAGGAGAGGTTAGAACTACTTATATATGGAATTTATTTAAAAACCAATATGAAAAAGATATAGAAAACTCATCAAAAGAGGATGTTGTTACATATAACTGTACTGAGGGCGGTGCTAGAATAAACGGTACTATAGAGCGTGGTTTTGAAGAGACTATGCAAGAGCTTTGTAAAGATAAGGGGATTAAAAATCTACCAAATATAGACAAGGTAAGTTATAAAGAAGCAAATAAACATCTTTTAAAAATTTATAAATACGTGACTAAAAAAACAGCTATACAAAAAGAGGCAAAAAATAAAGTAGAGGCTGCTTTTTTGGAGATTACTCCGAAGATAGATGAGTTGTTGGAATTAAAAAACAATGATAAGATAGAAGAAAAGCATTTTAAGGATTTGGTAAAAATTTCTAAAAAGATAGATAAGCTAAAAGATTTTTTAAGTTCAAAAAGGATTATGGGGCATATAGAAAATATACTTACAATATCTGTATTTTATCAAGAGTTAGAGCTTGCTAAAATCGCGGTAGCTCCAAGCGATACTACAAAGGAAAAAATAGATAAGTTGTTGGAATGGGGCGAGATACATAAGTATTGGATGTTTTCGCTGGCAGGTGGACTTGATGCCGACATACAAACTACCACAAAAGCCAGTAAAAACTTAATAAAAGAGCTTAAAAAAAGAAATATATTTCCTGAAAAAATAAAGCCAAGTGAGAGCAAGTGA
- the efp gene encoding elongation factor P has translation MASYSMGDLKKGLKIEMDGVPYKIVEYQHVKPGKGAAFVRAKIKSFVDGKVLEKTFHAGDKCEQPNLEEKQMQYLYDDGEYCQFMDTVTYEQVSIADDDIGDVKKWMIDGMMVDILFHNGNAIGVEVPQVVELKIVETPPNFKGDSQGGKKPATLESGAVIQIPFHVLEGETIRVDTVRGEYIERVSK, from the coding sequence TTCATACTCTATGGGTGATTTAAAAAAAGGCTTAAAGATAGAAATGGACGGCGTGCCTTACAAAATTGTTGAATACCAACACGTAAAACCTGGCAAAGGAGCTGCATTTGTTCGTGCAAAAATCAAATCTTTTGTAGATGGGAAAGTCTTAGAAAAGACATTTCATGCTGGTGATAAATGCGAACAACCAAATTTAGAAGAAAAACAAATGCAATATCTATATGATGATGGTGAATATTGCCAATTTATGGACACAGTTACATACGAACAAGTTTCAATAGCTGATGATGATATTGGCGATGTTAAAAAATGGATGATTGATGGAATGATGGTAGATATTTTATTTCACAACGGTAACGCAATAGGTGTTGAAGTTCCTCAAGTTGTTGAATTAAAAATAGTAGAAACTCCACCTAACTTCAAAGGCGACTCTCAAGGCGGTAAAAAACCAGCTACACTTGAAAGTGGCGCAGTAATTCAAATACCTTTTCACGTTTTAGAAGGCGAAACTATCAGGGTAGATACTGTTCGTGGTGAATACATAGAAAGAGTTAGTAAGTAA